DNA from Ictalurus punctatus breed USDA103 chromosome 20, Coco_2.0, whole genome shotgun sequence:
TCGTGGCAACTTCAGCATTATTCAAGCTGTTGTCTGAGAGCATTTTAGGAACAAACAGTTTTGCTGTATCTGTCCCCTCATACAGTAGATAATGAAGATACCTTTAATTGTAGAACTACAATGTAGCTTTCTGAGTCTGTACCAGGATAAGTAAATGTTATTtgcagggttgggagggttactttaaaaatgtattccgtcacagttacaaattacttaataatttaaacaattttttaaaatttttttatcagtaacgtaatctaagtatcacaatatgaaagtaatgtaatctgattacttctgcattacttcaaggccacatatgtaaataaagtcaagaaaaaagcaacaacaaaaaaagcatatcaaaaattattttatttagagcttattttgagctttaaacatgttcaatgtttggatttgttttttttaaaaaaataataaattaattgattgattgattgattgattcataaaagatcactgtccctgatgtgggtaacattacatcacaaaagctagggtgaccatattctggttttccaaaaagaggacaccttttttttttttttaattattttgggGGTCGGTGTCTTAATAatgttcaaaacagtgttactatgaatgcagactttaatacactgaaaaagacacactattagcatcacatacttatacagtgggagaaataagtattggatgcgtcaacatttttttttttagagatgcaccgatactaaatttctcagccgataccgataactgattattcagagtgatatcagtCGATACTGATAGTtatgcctttttttaaattaataataattaattccacaattctgaaaaaatgcaaataaaaactttattctctccatttcaacaagctgtttcacagtaactggtctcataaacaaaaaacattttactctaattaacattaacacaataACTattttctgaagattaaagtaagatttcttaacttattgaatgttattaattcatattaacattgacagaattctaaaaaacctcctgttagtctcacattcactcaccacaaacaaaagcatttctatttcatcattgaacatcaaactggtaatatataggcctaataaaAACTTCTTGttaatgatattaactcattaacattaactggatatgaaacatactaTTTTActaatatatttttcaaaatttttttttacaatatataCTTTGTCAacccatcttcatttaaatctttcaaccttttactggcgctttaattcagtgcaaaataaaaattagactcgacgcAAAAACTCCCACTTCACTGTTGTTTAAAATTTGTTGTGTAAAATTCTagcggtgcagagattacaactgcagttttgtcgtcattcagTTTAATGCAGAAGAATTaggattagatttttttctgaaaaatcACTGGGCCATTGaatcatttcctgtttttatgGAACACCTTAGCTTACAGACCAAGGAATGCATAATCTACAAGTTTCAATTTATTGCCAGTGTGCtatagtgttatagtgtgtTATAGCTGTGTTATGCCACCAATCAGGATTGTGTATCTCCAGTGAGGATGATGTACATGTGACAAAAAATCTTTTTGCTGTTAATAATATTATTGATGAATATTTAATGGGAGGGGTAAAAAATGTCATGTTGTAGACTTTCATTAGCCCTAGTACTTGAGGTGTTGCATTAAATTGCAGCatccttgaatttttttttttaagttctcattattttcttttccttttacaCATTGTTTTGATTATACATATCTACAAAAGAAATCTCCAACAGCATTTTAGCTTTTccatagccttttttttttttttttgctatttatatgagccaaaagtttgtggacacctgatcataaCACTCAAatgtacttgttgaacatcccgtcCCAGATTTcactttgctgttatattaacctccactcttctctgaaggatttccactagattttagattGTGGCTGTGGAGATTCAGCCACCACAGCATTAGTGTTGCATATTTTAGGATAATCATGCTGGTGATATCACTGTTCCTGCTATCTACATTCAAAAATGGTGAGATtactaaaataatttaataaaatttaataaagatggaattcacattaaattttcaccagacatcagtattaactcaagaaatccagaaatataaagaattcacaatattaaagtccataaataaagttatgtgtaataaagtggaatgacacaggaaaaagtattgaacatgctaggaaaaagcagttctccaagtaagtaaattttatttataaagcacatttaacacagcgAAGCTGACCAAAGTACtgaacagagtaaagaaaagtaaaatagaaaacagaataaaaccaaataaagacaggcaatagacaatagtaaaaaataaataaataaataaataaaataaaattttaaaacccctgggagaagagatatgttttaagcctcATTTTAAAAGTAGTAATTGAAGGTAcaaggcggatgtccagtgtcaattgattccataaacgaggggcagcaactgaaaaagctctatccccctttgtttttaaccgggatcgagggacatgcaaaagaaacctatcagaagatcttagacGTCTGTTAGAtggagcttgatcattaagagttttaaaaataaacaacagaatcttaaactgaatcctaaaatGGACCGAGAGCCAATAAAacgatgctaaaattggggtgacacaATCATATTACTTTGCCCTGGTCAccagccttgcagctgcattctgaaccatctggagaTGAAcaagagatgactgaggaagacccaagtagaatgaattacaataatctaagtgcgatgtgataaaagcatgaataagcTTCTCCAAATCTTGGAAGGCATCAAAGGCAAGGTaaagcaaggaaccagctgaaatccataagtaattatatcCCCTagctgtgcaaattaatatcagctgggtcagtaaactgatggtctataCAAAGGCTTTACCaaagtgtcacacaagaaatgatgggtaaaagcaaagagctctcccaagacctttgcaaccttattgttgtgaaacatattgatggaatcggatacagatgtatttcaaaacttctgaatcttccagtaagcaccattggggccattatctgcaagtggaagcaacatcgctccatcatcaactggccacgcacaggagctcctcgcaagatttctaaccagggagtcagaagaatagtcagaagagtagcccaagagcaaACGACCActctgaaagagctccagaaacacttggaggcagcaggtgccattgtcagagaaaacaataggcaatgcacttcACCCCCATGCATGTTCATCCTGCAAGATTCCAATACTAAAGATAAGGTATGTTGAAGCTcttttaaagtttgctacaactaaTTTGGACAAACCTATGAAATAATGGAAGtatgtagtctggtcagatgacagcaaaatttaactttttggctgtcatactacataccatgtttggagaagaaatggcactgcacatcacccttaaaacactataccaacagtgaagtttggaggtggaagcatcatggtgtggggctgtttttcatcgcatggtactggcagacttcatataattgaaggaatgatgaatggagcccttttccggaagattcttgagaggaatctgctgccatccaccaggatgatgatgatgagacatgggtggaccttccagcaggacaatgataaAAAGCAtaaagcaaaggaaactctcaattagtttcagagaaaaaaaaaatcaatggcccagtcaatcacctgactagAATCCAATTGTGgctaattaatttcttcatacagaaagtgtcttgaagctgtcattataaacaaatgcttctccactaagtattaaatacatttcagttagcatgttcaatactcgtttcctgtgtcattccgctttattacacataactttatttatggactttaatgtttggatttctttaaatgagtggatttcttgagttaataccaaagtctggtgaaaatttcatgtgagtagcgtcattggaaatatatttactgaaaaaaatgttgacatgttcaatacttatctATTATtaagaatatacagtatatgcaataCATAATAAGCTCTAATAGattgtaaattatattatttatccaTTTGTTTGCAGTGAAAAGCAGTTATGTGTTCTGCCCAGATACAAATGTCCTCAACGCAGATCATCTTCTGATAGGTAGGTTCAGAGTTCTACACTGAACATGAAGCTATacaaacatatataaacatgaaGGGATATTATTCAAGTttgggtttttattgttgtttgtcCCATTTCTCTCACATAACGTTTATGAAAAATAGAATATATAGACTTTTGTGTTAGTATATGCATTTAATAGTGTTTTCCTCTCTGCTCCAACCAAATGGATAAAGAATGACAATCACTGCATGgatctgctctctctctctctgtgtgtgtgtgtgtgtgtgtgtgtgtgtgtgtgtgtgtgtgtgtgtgtgtgtgtgtgtgtgtgtgtgtgtgtgtgtgtgtgtgtgtgtgtgtgtgtagattgtCTGGGTGAGCGGTTCAACTGGCTTTATTCAGTGTTTGATAATTTGCCATCTTTGGTGGAGTTTGCGATGTGGATGCACTGTGAGACTGGTGTATGTCCAACTGATCTTGAAGGCCACAGACACTACTGCAGTTACATAAGCATccagaacagaacacacactcgaACACCCAGCGATACACTCGACTGGTAAGACAGGGTTTGGGGATGGAGTGGTGAAATTAGACTCATAAAGCAGAACAAAATTTTGAAGATGAATATGCACATAATAAAGACAAGCATAACAATGTGGGTTAACACTCTGGGTAATGAGTCAATTAAACTCacacaattgtgtgtgtgtgtgtaggtgctgtTTTGACCATCATAGATGCTATCGCGAACTAGAAGAAATATATTGCAGAAAGACTCCACCAGCACACACCAATTACACCTGCTCCCATCTCACCAACAACAGCTGTGGtacgtacacgcacacacacgcgcacacacacgtccCTTAACAGCCAAGGGGTTAATCCCACATTGTTTCAGATTCACAGATTAATTTTGGTTTAGTTATGttgtaaaatgattcatttttttgaTTGCTCTAGATTCACGTGACATGTGTGAACAAGGATTCTGTCTGTGTGACCGAGAAGCCATAGCCTGCATTGGCAACAACTCCCACTTTGTCCTTCCAAATCAGCATGAGAAAAAGGATTTCAACAGCCCAGGACTCACAGGTAAAAGAACAAATGCCACATGAACCTTTTCCTTGCTCAAGCACATCTTATGTGATCAAATATTATTATCAAAGCTGCCAATAGCATTATAGGAGTGACACCAGACAAAAAATGTGCAGGATATTAATAAATTTCAACCGTTTCCctgagaaataaagaaaataaaggagTTAAGGATGGAGATATGGCttgaggccaaaaaaaaaaaaaaaaaaaaaaaaaataagggttAGGCAGTATGTGTGCTGGTCAGGGCATACACTGCTCACTAGCTCACCATAAATTTTGAGATACCTTGCTTTCTGCAAATAGACGTAGTTAATCTTTAACATGAATTGATGGCAAAATCACAAGGAAaatacacttttatttatttatttgtttattttaaatgttaatttttgACAGGGAGAGGGTACGGGGTCATTTTTGCACAATTGAATCTGCATTCTCTTGCTGTTTTCTTATTTACAATCCTGAACTCTTCTTCTGACAGGTCATCCttataacaacaacattttCAGTGAAATGCTCAACAGAACAGGTTGcaaaaatgcaaacacacacacgcacacacaaacacacacacacacacgtcagccCAAAGAAATTAGGGCAATGACCTTTACATATGAGAATATTTTTAGGTCACATAAAGACAAGGCAGCTTACAGAACCtacaaaatataattaaataagcAATTCCTCATATCTaacctccagaattattggtacTCTATCACACAATTATTCTACACAATAATTCTAATAGAActacctttaaaaaaagaaataaaaataaaatagaataatgCTATTTAGTCACAAAAATACATGAGCACAAATTATGGACACCCCTAAGAAATATTTGAAACATATGCAAACAAATTCTCATtcttaaaaaattatattttttatttactttcagtcCCCATTTTAAATTTTTCTGGGTCATAAATATGAGGTCACATACATGTAAAATCTTCTTCTCATGGGAAAAAAGAATTTTCAACACGAGACATGCACAAAAAAGGTCATgttcaattaaaatatataagcAATTAAAGATACCATTAAACACAATTCGAGCCAGAGCAAAGAGTTACTGACACAGCTGGAAATTTGCTAGAAACttaaccccaccccacacagtGAAGGACAGAAAAAGTAGCCCAAAGATCAGATTTAGAATTACATGTTTTAGTTCATTCTTGTGCTTATCGAATTTCATGATCAACTGTTAAAGACCACTTTCATAACAACATGTTGTTCAGTATGATGTATTGTGGTCAGGTGAGACCAAACTTTTGCTCAACATGTGTGGCAACAAAGGCTGACTGAATATGAGAAAAGGCACTTGATAGCCACAGTGATGTACCAGTGATCCAGTGATGTTTTGGGACTTGTCTGTGGCTGGTGTTTCAGGGATGCTTATAAAGATTGATTGCATCATTAATGCTGCTATGTACCAGGATACTCTAACACAAACCCTGATTGCCATTGTCAGGAGGTTCAGACTCACCcacatacatccaaatcaacacacaaatgcTTAAACATAAAATCAGTTTCTAAGATTGAAATGTTCCGCATGGAGGAGTGGCTCAAAATCCCTCTACCTCATTCTCCAACCTTGTTAGACTTTACAGGAAAAGACTGTGTTGTTAAGTGCTGTTATTGTTTCAACAGCAGGTGTCACAATAATTGCAAGGTTACAGATACTTCTGacatgttggggggggggggggggggggacacacgtataaaaaaaaatacaatatcaaTGAAAGCTTGAGTGCAAAATATCACTACACATAcatttttacatcattttcctgaagggtgccaatagttctGGAAAGTACTTTAATACTGTGATatgtttttccctcttttctttcAGAATGGATGGAAGCATCAACACAGATTTCAGATATGGATATAATGCTTGcaggtaataaaaataaaagcatgttaactaaaaatgttaaaactaCAAGGAAAGTGTTGTGTTTTAACTATatgataaaataattatatatgatTTCTCATAAGCGCTTTAGTCTCTCATTGTTTAATTCTGTATCTCTCTATTTCACATCTCCTGTCAGAACTGGATATTACTCTGAATGGAAGTAACTTCACTGAGGGTAACTATATGGGTAACTTCACTGAGGATTTTTTACTGACAAACAACACTCTGAAAAACCAGAGCCACGGTGCAGGGCACTCTGGGATACCGCCAACAGGTAAAGAGGGgcctttttaaaagaaaaaaaaaatctaggcATTTAACTGTAGAGAGAAAAGTGAAGTCGATATAGGGAAGATAATTTAATAGATTAaattttaaagattaaagattaaagGAAAGATTAAAAAGCAGATTTAAGTAGAGGAGAAAAAGTGACATATTTCATGCTTTTGTAATAGTTACACTTTTCAGAAATGTGActgaagagaaagaggaaaacgATTTGGCCACAACTACCCACAATGCTACAGGTTTATCACTGAATGGTAATTAAACTATATATGAACAAAATGAACACCTAACAGCAGAAACAGTAAGTGCAGTGAAATCAGAGATATACTAGGAATTAGTTgaacttaattaattaaaaagtgtACATCACTTCCATGTGAATGAACTGAGTTACATTAACACAGTCAGTTTTCATATATCCAACAtgatttggtaatgtattttcAAAGGCCCCACAtcggcgtttgcttgattttgcaataatttctgtgattgcaaaagCCTGGAAGGACTGACATTTATACTGTGAATTTATACTATCACTGTGAACTGATCACACTCACTGTACATAATTCAAACTAGTAATAAGAAACTCTGACTTTAGTATAAGCAATgagatgagaaatgaaatatgtttatgtaaattatACATAACATGTTCTCTTAAATCTGACCAACCACATATTCCTATCTTTTCAGTGCAGCCTTCTAAATGATTTTGcacatatttacttatattcGGGTCGGAAAGCATGACAGAAAATGCTAAAATGACATGCAGTCGTGCTTCTGGCCAAagatgcaaatgtgtgtgtcaAAGTTCCTCAAAATGTTATGCAAATGTGTGCTTGTGAAATTGCATCAGAAGTCTTTAGGTCAGACTGAAAACTGGAGAAAAACAATTCACAATGAATGGGAACTTTAAAAGAGTTAGTAATGTCAGAGTCATCTAGCTGAACTATGACCTGCTGATACAAAACAATAGGATGGGTCTGAGATCTTTCTCTTAAAAGTAAAGTAGAGTAAACCCTAATTATTAAGCAGCAGTCATATGAGGATTCTGTGACTATTTTTTAGTTAGTTGGCACATatttggggtggggggttgggggggggggggggggggaggccAGTTAGCTAATATCATAAATTTTGCTATGGTTCAGAATTCTTTTCAGTTTTGCACTATGATTTATATTTAAAGTATTCACATTGTTTTctactgtgattgacagaaaAGGAGAATACAGGTTTAACACCAAGGACAACACCGCAGAAACCTCATGGTGTGTATcctgaaacacaaacatatacacctcactcagagacagagagtacacacacacatccactgGACTCGATCACTATAGTTCCAACTACACTGTCACACACCTGGACAAACAATTTACCAAGAGAGCTGGAAAAAGATGGATGTGAGCATGAGGTTCTCCAGAAGGACAAGGTCCTCCTCCAAACTACAGCAGTGACCTTTGAACCTACAGCTGTACACACGTCAGACAACCCTTATGACAACACCACAACAtatttggatctgaacacttCAGGGACGGAGAGTGATCAAATCCTGTTTCACCCAGAAACCATGTCCCTGCCAGCCAAACTAAAGACTGAGGCTACACCGACTCCTACACAGCTGTCTCCTGAGGACAATAGAGATGAAAGCAAGGAAAAGATAAGCAGTGAGGATGAACAAATAAGAAAAAGGCTGCAGGTCACCACCCCAAGCAAGATCACTGAAGATCAGGCCAAATTGTTTGAGATAAACACActagctaacacacacaccaccacaaagCATCTCTCACAAGATGAGGAggtgacagacacagagagtcAGGATGAAGAAGAACACAGTGATGAAGACAATCTGCAGACAAGTGCAGAAATACCGGATAGGATTGCTGGTCACACAACTGCACTGAATGACATCACCATCACTCCCATGACCTCTCACCTCTTACTTAAAAATCTTCTGCAACACATAGAGGTCAAAGCTGACACCCAATCACAAGCAACTTCAACATTATTCCCTAAAACAACAAATATGCCAATAACACACCAAACATCACCCAgactcaccacacacacttcacttaCTAGACCATTCACACCAAGCACATTGCAAACACAGACAACTTtcacaaaatcaacacacacaccgtacacCTCACATACACTACTTACGAAGCCCACAAGCACCCACAAATCCTCAGTGACGCTTCACCAAAGCCCTAGCAGCATATGGAAAGTCCCAGttacacacaaccacaaaacTGAGCCTCGCCCGCTACACATGCCCAGGTTTCCTCACACGCCCAAACCCAATACCACCTCGTCTTCATCAACCACCCCTACAAAGGGCTAttctgaggaagagg
Protein-coding regions in this window:
- the oc90 gene encoding otoconin-90; protein product: MSVLDTAIDASNIDASQFHTPQVDLELWLLSGGASHVLPMSQWVLFWVLCIPPIFQGMWIVDTKLPLVKSSYVFCPDTNVLNADHLLIDCLGERFNWLYSVFDNLPSLVEFAMWMHCETGVCPTDLEGHRHYCSYISIQNRTHTRTPSDTLDWLTLWVMSQLNSHNCVCVCRCCFDHHRCYRELEEIYCRKTPPAHTNYTCSHLTNNSCDSRDMCEQGFCLCDREAIACIGNNSHFVLPNQHEKKDFNSPGLTEWMEASTQISDMDIMLAELDITLNGSNFTEGNYMGNFTEDFLLTNNTLKNQSHGAGHSGIPPTGTESDQILFHPETMSLPAKLKTEATPTPTQLSPEDNRDESKEKISSEDEQIRKRLQVTTPSKITEDQAKLFEINTLANTHTTTKHLSQDEEVTDTESQDEEEHSDEDNLQTSAEIPDRIAGHTTALNDITITPMTSHLLLKNLLQHIEVKADTQSQATSTLFPKTTNMPITHQTSPRLTTHTSLTRPFTPSTLQTQTTFTKSTHTPYTSHTLLTKPTSTHKSSVTLHQSPSSIWKVPVTHNHKTEPRPLHMPRFPHTPKPNTTSSSSTTPTKGYSEEEEEEVEEDEKYKEMKRELLDSSQEAESKKPLQQAKRMMPLFSWPLLEAAGLSEILLNSQSGECSMTFTQYSSTGAVIREFAALGEMLFCLTGRCPQEYEHYGCYCGQQGSGIPQDHLDRCCFLHQCCLEQLTLLGCRRDRKLNIHINCHNGKPQCLGVSVCDRLQCVCDRTTAKCMAASHFNHSVTSKCYGPRPLCMHRPRPPPQPTNDDSSQESSETAKSELQTHTGPQQTLHTHSTPGGGTREQEGEDVGKPEAEEDKEEEEEGNEEEERGGEDEEI